The following proteins are encoded in a genomic region of Clostridium kluyveri:
- a CDS encoding iron-containing alcohol dehydrogenase has protein sequence MENIHDFRLPVVNLIGIGAIKNLYTKLLPYKLSKALIVTDKNIIRLGHVEIVEKILKDLFISYDIFDGISHPDCTISFVEDALTYFKKRLNILKRDYHFIISVGGGTNHDCAKGIAIVATNGGDIEDYEGYKKLTKPSLPVISINTTSGSGSEVTNVTIMRDDSRRVKMVIADPKMMPIISVNDLRFMTTMPPKITANSGIDVLTHSIEGFVATEASPITDSLAIDAVKLVFGYLRRAYKNGSDVEAREKMMFAGVMGGMVLNNAGLGYVHSMSHQIGALYEEMHGACNAALLPHVLEFNSVSIPEKRILKISEAMGVKATDKQDAVNKIKHGIQSLCKDIGLPIHLSSIGVDENDLELLSKNAEKDICSSTNPRRGTFADIINIFKAAM, from the coding sequence TAAAGCTCTGATTGTTACAGATAAAAACATAATAAGGCTTGGTCATGTTGAAATAGTTGAAAAAATATTAAAGGATTTGTTTATTTCTTATGATATATTTGATGGAATCTCACATCCAGATTGTACAATTTCATTTGTAGAAGATGCTCTTACATACTTTAAAAAAAGATTAAACATATTGAAAAGGGACTATCACTTTATCATATCTGTTGGAGGTGGAACTAACCATGATTGTGCAAAAGGTATAGCTATTGTAGCAACTAATGGTGGAGATATTGAGGACTATGAAGGATATAAAAAGTTGACAAAACCTAGTTTGCCGGTAATATCAATAAATACCACCTCTGGTTCAGGATCCGAAGTAACTAATGTTACAATTATGAGAGATGATAGTAGAAGAGTAAAAATGGTTATTGCAGATCCAAAAATGATGCCTATAATATCTGTAAATGATCTTAGATTCATGACAACCATGCCTCCAAAGATAACTGCAAATTCTGGTATTGATGTTTTGACCCATTCAATAGAGGGATTTGTTGCTACAGAGGCTTCACCTATTACAGATAGTTTGGCAATTGATGCTGTAAAGTTAGTTTTTGGATACCTAAGAAGAGCATATAAAAATGGAAGTGATGTGGAAGCCAGGGAAAAGATGATGTTTGCCGGCGTTATGGGGGGAATGGTTCTTAATAATGCAGGGCTTGGGTATGTTCATTCTATGTCTCATCAAATAGGTGCACTTTATGAGGAGATGCATGGAGCTTGTAATGCAGCTCTGTTGCCTCATGTATTGGAGTTTAATTCGGTATCGATACCAGAGAAAAGAATTCTTAAAATCAGTGAAGCTATGGGAGTGAAAGCAACTGATAAACAAGACGCTGTAAATAAAATTAAGCATGGCATTCAAAGTCTTTGTAAGGATATTGGACTTCCAATTCATCTTAGTTCCATTGGAGTTGATGAAAATGATTTAGAGCTACTTTCAAAAAATGCTGAAAAGGATATATGTTCTTCTACAAATCCAAGAAGAGGAACTTTTGCGGATATAATAAATATTTTTAAAGCTGCTATGTAA